Proteins found in one Acidobacteriota bacterium genomic segment:
- a CDS encoding OsmC family protein, with the protein MAERPSISTELTWQDHLFFSGRTGGFDFWLDGDTRRAPSPMQALAAGLAGCMAIDLVDMLTKGRHDFRGLRATFTGLRAPEPPKRFQEITLHYVITGNVPSHAVERAIALSREKYCSVWHSMREDIELRVTYEVGT; encoded by the coding sequence CTGGCAGGACCATCTGTTCTTCTCGGGCCGCACCGGCGGCTTCGACTTCTGGCTCGATGGCGACACGCGCCGGGCGCCCTCGCCGATGCAGGCGCTCGCGGCCGGCCTGGCCGGCTGCATGGCCATCGATCTCGTCGACATGCTCACCAAGGGGCGCCACGACTTTCGCGGGCTGCGCGCGACGTTCACCGGCCTGCGCGCGCCGGAGCCGCCGAAGCGCTTCCAGGAAATCACGCTGCACTACGTCATCACGGGGAACGTTCCCTCGCACGCCGTCGAGCGCGCGATCGCGCTCTCGCGCGAGAAGTACTGCTCGGTGTGGCACTCGATGCGGGAGGATATCGAGCTGCGCGTGACGTACGAGGTGGGCACCTAA